The Mycolicibacterium aichiense region CGATAACGACGCGGGGGGTACTCACTGTTTCGGACACGGCGTCAGGGTACTCGCCCCTAAAAGCTCACCGACCAGGGTCTCCCTGGCGTGAACTACGCCGACAACACTACTGGCGCGTAACATTTCCGCGGGGCCCGTCAGGGCCCCGCCTGCCGCTCAAGGGGAGGTCGGGTCATGCCGTCGTTTCGTCCACGCCCACAGGCTCTGCTGGGAGTGACCCGTACCCGATCCGCCCCCGTCGACGTCAAACGCATTCACGTGCCAGTCGCTCGGGCCATGGTCGACTGCGCGGTCTACGTCGAGGGTGACCGGCTTGCCGGCAAGTTCACCCACGCCGCCGCGCTGGAACGGGTTCGCGAGCTCGAGGCCGGCGGGCAGAAGGCGTTCGTCTGGATCGGCCTGCACGAACCCGACGAACATCAGATGCAGGCGGTCGCCGAGGTGTTCGGCCTGCACCCGCTGGCCGTCGAGGATGCGGTGCACGCCCACCAGCGCCCCAAGGTCGAACGCTACGACGACACCCTGTTCCTGGTCCTCAAGACGGTGACGTACGTGCCGCACGAGTCGGTCGCGCTGGCCCGTGAAATCGTCGAAACCGGCGAGATCATGGTGTTCGTCGGCCCCGACTTCGTCGTGACGGTGCGCCACGGCGACCACACCGGACTGGCCGGGCTTCGCAAACACCTGGAAGAAGAACGCCAGCACCTGGCACTGGGCCCGTATGCGGTCATGCACGCGATCGCCGACCACGTCGTGGACACCTACCGCGACGTCAGCGAACTGATGGAATGCGATATCGACGCCATCGAGTCGGAGACATTCTCGCCGCTGAAGAAGACCGACATCGAGCCGATCTATCTGCTCAAGCGGGAAGTCGTCGAATTGCGAAGGGCGGTCTCACCTCTCACCGTCGCACTCGGCCGATTCAATCCCGACTTCAAGGACCTGATGTCCAAAGAGGTGCTGCGCTATATGCGCGACGTCCTGGACCACGCGGCACAGGCGGCCGACCGGATCGAGTCCTATGACGAGATGCTGTCGTCGCTGGTGCAGGCCGCGCTGGCGAAGGTGGGCATGCAGCAGAACGTCGACATGCGCAAGATCTCGGCGTGGGTCGCGATCGCCGCGGTGCCGACGATGATCGCGGGCATCTACGGCATGAACTTCGAGCACATGCCGGAACTGTCATGGACCTGGGGTTACCCGGCGGTGCTCGCCCTCATGGCGACGGTCTGCGGGTTCCTCTACCTGAACTTCCGGCGCAACAACTGGCTGTGAGGCTCTAACCCGGTTGCGCCGCACGCCGGTTCGGGTCCAGCACGTCGACTCCGTCGTCGAGCCAGGCCTGGCGCATCGCGTCGGCACCCTTGAGCCGTACCCACGCCGCCTCGGTCTGCGTCACCGGGATCGCCGCCAGGAAGCGCACCGGGTCGCGGGGCGCCTCCAGCGGCAGGTCGGGAAGAGCCGAATCACCCAGCAGCACAGCGGTGAACGCGGCACCGTCCCAGAGCGGCGCGGACAGGTCGATCAGCGCGTCGGCGACCAGCACCACCCCCTCGACGGCCGGCGTCGCCGCCACGACGGCCAGGCTGCGGGCCAGACCCGGGGGTGCGGTGGTGGCGCGCAGGGTGAGGACGACCTCGGCGCGCGGGCCGTGCAACGGGTCGGCGATGCCGGCCGTCGGTTCGGTCATCGGGTGCAGCGAACAGCCCAGCGTCACATAGTGAGCCACCCCGCTGGCGTCCGGCCCGAAGCGCAACACCTCGATGCGCTCCAGCCCGAGGAACGTGACGCTCGCCGAATCCGGCTCGGCGTCGAGTCCGGCGTCGGCGAAGTGGCCGCGTAGGTGAGCGCGGACCGAATCCAGGGGCTCGCTCACTTAACCTGCGGGTGCAATGGTGAGGTTCACTCCGCTGTCGGCGTCGAAGATGTGCAGCTTGGCGGTGTCGAACGCCAACTCGATCGACTGCCCGATCGCCGCCTTCGAATCTGCGGAAAGCCTTGCCACGAAATCGTTCCCACCGGCACCGGACTCGGCGGCCAGCTCGGCCAGCTGGGC contains the following coding sequences:
- the corA gene encoding magnesium/cobalt transporter CorA, with the translated sequence MPSFRPRPQALLGVTRTRSAPVDVKRIHVPVARAMVDCAVYVEGDRLAGKFTHAAALERVRELEAGGQKAFVWIGLHEPDEHQMQAVAEVFGLHPLAVEDAVHAHQRPKVERYDDTLFLVLKTVTYVPHESVALAREIVETGEIMVFVGPDFVVTVRHGDHTGLAGLRKHLEEERQHLALGPYAVMHAIADHVVDTYRDVSELMECDIDAIESETFSPLKKTDIEPIYLLKREVVELRRAVSPLTVALGRFNPDFKDLMSKEVLRYMRDVLDHAAQAADRIESYDEMLSSLVQAALAKVGMQQNVDMRKISAWVAIAAVPTMIAGIYGMNFEHMPELSWTWGYPAVLALMATVCGFLYLNFRRNNWL
- a CDS encoding suppressor of fused domain protein, yielding MSEPLDSVRAHLRGHFADAGLDAEPDSASVTFLGLERIEVLRFGPDASGVAHYVTLGCSLHPMTEPTAGIADPLHGPRAEVVLTLRATTAPPGLARSLAVVAATPAVEGVVLVADALIDLSAPLWDGAAFTAVLLGDSALPDLPLEAPRDPVRFLAAIPVTQTEAAWVRLKGADAMRQAWLDDGVDVLDPNRRAAQPG